One Odontesthes bonariensis isolate fOdoBon6 chromosome 12, fOdoBon6.hap1, whole genome shotgun sequence genomic window, CACATCACAGCATGCACAGGGAGAAGTTTATGATTCACTGTTATTCACTCTATGTGCTTGTAGAATTTTGCTGTAATTTATATGTGCAGATAATACATGTTTATTCACTGTTAACCTTAATAACTCATGCAAATTgcttttatttaaaataaagccCATTTTGCATGAGATTTCTGTTCTCAGCCATGACTACTTGTGAGATCAACAAAGAACAAGATTTTTTCAGCCTTTTGAAGTCCATTTTTGCATTATTATTTAGGCAACAATATCAACTTTGGTGTCAAGACTCCTTCCAAGTCAGCTTTAAGTGCTTTATTTTAGGTAATTTCACATAACACACAACTCCTTTTTATTAATAGGACATGTATCTAATAGAAATGGATTTAAGTTGAGTTTCaattaaataaaacagattCACCCCTCTTTAAATCCCATTTCTTTTTTGCCTTCTCTGAGGGGTTTTAGAACCACTTGTTTAGTTTTTGTACATCATGTACCACCATAAAAATTTGCCGTATCAAATAAATTGCACATTTGAGTTGTTCCCCAGGTTGTTCCCCACGTTactcattttttcatttaaatcacCAGTTAAATGAATAGTTCAAATCAGCTTGACCCaaaccacaactttaaaatatTGGTTCAACCATAATGTACTACACAAACTCTAGAATATATTGCATTGTAACCACTTTTTTTGTGCAATGAATATGATTACCTTCAATACTTTGTCACTCTTTACTCTACATCACCTGAACAGCATAAAAAATTTAATGTTTCATTTGATGAAATCAGATTAACTTTGATTAACATCcttaaatcaatttaaaagcTGCCGCCCTGTTTTAAGGGAATTGAACTTGTATTATTGTAGTTTGGTGCagtatttatataaaaaaaaagggtgcaGAGGAGCTCCAGCGTCACACCTCAGCTGCACTTTTTAAGCAGCAACAATACCTAAAAAATCCTAAATCTGGAGATAGAGGGGGTCGTACTCTGAACAGATTTCAGCTTATTCAGACACATTTTAATGCAGAAGTTACTTTACTCCAATTAACTAAAACACACTGTTTTATTGCAAATCAGTGATAGTTTACATTGTACTGTACACGTAACTCTGGTCTCCACACCTACAGTCCTGTGTTTCTACACTCACCATCCACttcattgtgttttatttcctGTTTATGTTACAAATACAGAAATTTTCCTCACTGACAAAAGAACATAATCATACCagtaattctttttttcttttactattATTTTGGCTGTACATTTTAGCACAGTGGTGTGTTGGTGAGCACCGTTACCTCACAGCAAgggggttcctggttcaaatcccagctggggcctttttgtgtgtggtttgcatgttctctctgtgtatgcgtgggttctctggctactccagcttcctcccatatcccaaaaaaatatatgttaggttaattagtgACTCTAAaatgaccctaggagtgagcgtggatgtttttttgtgtggcCCAGTGATGGACtgccgacctgtccagggtgtgccccgcttctcacccaatgacagctgggataagctccaaTCCTCCCTCAACCCCGAGTTGGATTAAAcggatatagaaaatgaatggatttttttttatggtaaaTGGTAAAGATATAATGATAAACATTTTCACATCAGAGTGAACAgtagcacatttttttttatgttttattcacaTACAGATCATTGCTGCATGTCTGTACCACATTCAGATTTGTTAGTAATGTGATACTAATGCATGACACCAGATTACAGAATAACAAACTGCTGTCAGATACTGGTGATAATTATAGCACATATTGCTTTAGACTCTTCTGGCCCATGTGACCGTTCTCAGTGGAACAGCAGAACAGGTTCAAAGTTAGATAATAAGGGGAGAGGGCTGTGCATTTCTCCAGGAGCTCACTGTAGATACACTGATGCAGAGCCGGATGCCAGCATGTGTTTATGTCTTTATTACTGTGACAGACCAGagattttgtgtgttttcttggCTGATACATGTACTGTTTTTTCAAAGTTGTTTAATTTAGTATATGTAACTATTGGATATTACAACTTGGCCATTGGCCAGCCTTAAAATCCACtttaatttcttctttattCATTGGACTGAGAGATTGTTTATTACACAGAAACATTGAAATCTCTCAATGAGAAATGTGAGGCTGTTTGTTAATTTATCACCTGCAGCTATCCTCCACCCAAGTGTCTTCTATAGTTATTTAATATTATACGGTATTCTAAATACTGTCAGATGTGTTTGTTTGAAATGTGGAGTGTTTGCAGCTTAAATGGATACCCTGATGTCACCGAATTTTTATCatctatttacaattttgtccTCATTTAACTTGTTTCTCTCACCTTCTTAATCCTCCACCTCTCTCACTTCTGTTCTTCCAGCTCTGCTTTTGTGCTGAAATGGAGAATAACAGCAGCCTGAACTCTTATTATTTTCACTTAACACTATTTACAGACTTTGGACTCCTCAGGTATCTTTTCTTTGGTCTGTGCCTGCTTATTTACGTGACTATaatctgttttaatgttgtgattATTCTGACAGTCTGCCTGGAGAAGTCCCTGCATCAGCCCATGTATGTTTTCATCTGCTGCCTGTCTTTTAATTCTCTGTACGGCTCAGCCGGCCTCTTCCCCAGGCTTCTAATGGACATTCTGTCTGACACTCATTTAATATCACGTCCATTTTGCTTCACTCAGATGTTTGTTATTTACATGTATGCATCATGTGAAATGACTATTCTCTGCATCATGGCCTATGATAGATTTGTAGCCATTTGCCAGCCTTTACACTATCACAGTAAAATGACTTTTAAGATGGTGATGTGTTTAATAATATTTGCAGAGCTCTACCCTGTAGTTGTACTTGGATATGGTTTTTCACTCACTATTAACTTGCCTTTATGTGGAAATAAACTGAACAGACTTTTCTGTACAAATTGGCCAGTGGTTCAGCTCTCCTGTGTGGACACGAGTGTGAACAACATAGCAGGTCTGGTTGTTGCCATAACAACTATCTTTgtccctttgttttttgtcttgtacaCCTACCTGCGGATTCTGCATATCTGCAGAAAAAGCTCGTCTGAATTCAGAGGAAAGGCATTGCGAACCTGCCTGCCCCACCTGGTGACATTTGTTAACTTTTCTTTGTCTGTGTTCTGCGAGCTTTCACTGAGTCGTCTTGAAGCTGATGAAATTGATGCAGTTTTCATAGTTTTTTTGTCTCTGGAGTTTTTAATCATTCCCCCCATCATTAACCCTCTAGTTTATGGACTCAATCTACCGCAGATCAAAACAGGGATTTTTACACGGCTAACTGTTCGCAAAAGGACTCCCAGTAAATAATTCACATCACAGCATGCACAGTGAGAAGTTTATGATTCACTGTTATTCACTCTATGTGCTCGTGGAATTTTGCTGTAATTTATATGTGCAGATCACACATGTATATTCACTGTTAACCTTAATCACTCCTGCAAAATCACTGCTTCTTTCAAAACTAGATGTCTTTCACGATTACTTCTAATATTTTGTCACTCTTTACTCTTCATCACCTGAACAGCATCAAATATTTCATGTTTCATTTGATGAAACCACATTAGCTTTGATTAACATCCTTGAATCAGTTTAAAAGGAGACTTTGGACTCCTCAGGTCTCTTTTCTTTGGTCTGTATTTGCTTATTTTTGTGACTATaatctgttttaatgttgtgattATTCTGACAGTCTGCCTGGAGAAGTCCCTGCATCAGCCCATGTATGTTTTCATCTGCTGCCTGTCTTTGTCAGAGTCGCCCTGCTTTAAGGGAAGTGAACTTGTATTATTGTAGTTTGGTGGagtatttattaaaaaaaaagggtgcaGAGTAGCTCCAGCCCCACACCTCTGCTGCACGTTTGAACCAGTAATCAGACCCGAACCTATTCCTAAAATAAGACCTATTCTGTACAGATTTAAACttatttaaacacattttagtGCAGGGTTTACTTTACTCAAATAAACTAAAACACACTTTTTTATAGCAAATCAGTGATAGTTTACACTGTACTGCATAGTTTAATAATCTGTTACAGCTCACATGTAACGACCTCCAATACATCAGCTTGCTTCTGCTTCCATCTAGTGGTCACTTACTGTATGCTCCTGTTGAGAGAGGACCAAATGCAAGTAATGGCATATTTATTACACGAAAAGAAACCTGCTTTGGGCTCTCAAACTTAAAAGATGTGACCACCATGCTGAGAGGAAGTTTTGTAGGCTTgataaattaaatttcaaaCAAGTGTCTGATAAAGTGATATTCTGGACTGACACAACATTGATTTTATGAATATtatgtgtaaaaaataaaaataaaaaagccttTTCTGTGCATTACTGCTTACCTCTGAACTCTAATTCATATTAAGGCACACTTTAATCTGGTTTAATCCCGTGGGGATATTTGCTCTGTTACGGAGCTCCAATTCAATTTCAAAAGTCAATGTGGAAACATTAATAACAGGAATACAAACAATACTAATTTACAAATGTACAAAGAGAAATAATGGCAAGTACAATAATAAATTGAAAGAGAAAATTTAAATGGTGAATGAGAAAGTTTGCTCCACACACACCTTGGACAAAAATGTTGAATGTATATAACTGCACTGTGTTATGTAATGATCAATTATTTCTTTAAAACATTCAACTTCAGATAATATATCATGTATTCATTGTCTTATATTATGTTGCCGCTACTTCAGAAATAATATTTCAAATATCCAAACTTAGGGATTGAGAGTAGATTGACCTCTGCACAAACGTCGCTCAGGTTTTTCAAATTTCTTCAGCTTATTGAAtaagattcaagaagctttaTTTATCCTGAGGGAAATTGCTGTATAACAGTTATGATACAAGAGGGAAAGTACTAAAGTAAAGCTAACATAAAATAAGTaactgaatacaaaatgtgcagTTTGCAAATTAGCAgcctcaattaaaaaaaacaatatttacaAACTAAGTGATCTGGAGAAAGTGTCATTGTATAAAGTGGCATTTGGCATTTGGCCTCAGGACGCAGTGTTTCCACTGAACCTCTCTCGACCTGAGGTAGATGAATAAGCATTGAGATTATAATTAGATCCTAGTTAGGCATCTTAGTTATCAGTTTTGTGCGTCATTCTACTAACTATCtaataaaaatgattcattcataACCATGCTTCAGTCAATGTTTGGTCTGAGATTGAACTGCTGGACCGCAGCCTGCTGTTTGACCACTAGGTGGGAGCAAAGCTGTTAGATTTATGTTCATCAGACTTCGCAGAAGCTGTTGTAATTGCTCCCACCACTGTtcaatttttgttttctttttttcacctgAGAAATTACGATTTTGATTTTAAATGAATATGGCACTTTTTATATCCCACATATTTGGTTTGGTGTGATGTAAGTGGTGAAGCAGAAGTGATGCACACCCTCTGAATCACTGAGAGTGTTTAAATGACAcgaaaaaaatgcataaaacaaGTTAGGCCGACAAAAATTTGACAAAATCAAG contains:
- the LOC142396034 gene encoding olfactory receptor 10T2-like; this encodes MENNSSLNSYYFHLTLFTDFGLLRYLFFGLCLLIYVTIICFNVVIILTVCLEKSLHQPMYVFICCLSFNSLYGSAGLFPRLLMDILSDTHLISRPFCFTQMFVIYMYASCEMTILCIMAYDRFVAICQPLHYHSKMTFKMVMCLIIFAELYPVVVLGYGFSLTINLPLCGNKLNRLFCTNWPVVQLSCVDTSVNNIAGLVVAITTIFVPLFFVLYTYLRILHICRKSSSEFRGKALRTCLPHLVTFVNFSLSVFCELSLSRLEADEIDAVFIVFLSLEFLIIPPIINPLVYGLNLPQIKTGIFTRLTVRKRTPSK